One Amycolatopsis sp. NBC_00355 genomic window carries:
- a CDS encoding aminoglycoside phosphotransferase family protein: MLALDRPTRRCGWWPGGHRAVRAGTLPETTRPPGGKLDGGRAARGGRLTPVRADIAAALASSGIDPASVVAAGDIGGGTYNTAIRLTLADGRRLVLKIAPAAVGLAYEHDLLATEAEYYRSASGPLPAVVGAGPGFLLMTELPGATWDVSDADRPRLRRELGAVVARLHEATGDAFGYPQDPPHPTWTAAFTAMTDAVLADALKFGVRLPRPAAEIAHLVRRHEPLLDHVTTPVLVHFDLWAGNILLDGGHVSGIIDAERAFWGDPVAEFVSLTLFRGVDRELVDGYRDAGGPAKFDPPARRRLALYRVYLDLIMLVELVPRRDPDAGRAEFLTGHLIADLDACQRAL, translated from the coding sequence GTGCTGGCACTCGACCGGCCCACCCGGCGGTGCGGCTGGTGGCCCGGCGGCCACCGCGCGGTCCGCGCGGGAACACTGCCCGAGACGACGCGGCCGCCGGGCGGGAAGCTGGACGGCGGCCGGGCGGCCCGCGGTGGCAGACTCACCCCGGTGCGTGCGGACATCGCTGCGGCGCTGGCCTCGTCGGGCATCGACCCGGCGTCGGTCGTGGCCGCCGGGGACATCGGTGGCGGGACCTACAACACGGCGATCCGGCTGACGCTCGCCGACGGCAGGCGGCTGGTGCTCAAGATCGCGCCGGCCGCCGTCGGGCTGGCCTATGAACACGACCTCCTCGCGACCGAGGCCGAGTACTACCGCTCGGCCTCGGGCCCACTGCCCGCGGTTGTCGGTGCCGGGCCGGGCTTTCTGCTGATGACGGAGCTGCCCGGCGCGACCTGGGACGTCTCCGACGCCGACCGGCCGCGGCTGCGGCGCGAGCTGGGCGCGGTCGTCGCTCGGCTGCACGAAGCGACGGGCGACGCGTTCGGCTACCCGCAGGACCCACCGCACCCGACGTGGACCGCGGCGTTCACGGCCATGACGGACGCGGTGCTCGCGGACGCGCTGAAGTTCGGGGTCCGCCTCCCGCGCCCGGCCGCCGAGATCGCGCACCTGGTCCGCCGCCACGAGCCGCTCCTGGACCACGTGACGACGCCGGTGCTGGTCCACTTCGACCTGTGGGCGGGCAACATCCTGCTCGACGGCGGGCACGTCAGTGGGATCATCGACGCCGAACGCGCGTTCTGGGGCGACCCGGTGGCGGAATTCGTTTCGCTGACGCTCTTCCGCGGCGTGGACCGAGAACTGGTCGACGGCTACCGCGACGCGGGCGGGCCGGCGAAGTTCGACCCGCCCGCGCGGCGGCGGCTCGCGCTCTACCGCGTCTACCTGGACTTGATCATGCTCGTGGAACTGGTCCCGCGGCGGGACCCGGACGCGGGCCGCGCCGAGTTCCTCACCGGACACCTGATCGCGGACCTCGACGCCTGTCAAAGGGCGCTCTGA
- a CDS encoding SDR family oxidoreductase has product MEIKGAVALVTGANRGLGRQFAAALVERGAAKVYAAARNPESVDLPGVIPLQLDVTDPASIRAAAAIAGDVTLLVNNAGSSTGASALGGSLEDIRLEMDTHYFGTLAVTREFAPILEGNGGGAVLNVLSVLSWFTSPQVAAYSAAKSAAWSLTNALRLELAPQKTNVTALHVGYMDTDMAKHVDGPKVDPAFAAGLGIDAVEEGRFEVLVDDLSRTVRAGLAGDLTGLYPSLSA; this is encoded by the coding sequence ATGGAGATCAAGGGTGCGGTGGCGCTGGTCACCGGGGCCAACCGCGGGCTCGGCCGGCAGTTCGCGGCCGCCCTCGTCGAACGGGGCGCGGCGAAGGTCTACGCGGCCGCGCGCAATCCGGAGTCGGTGGACCTGCCGGGGGTGATCCCGCTGCAGCTGGACGTCACGGACCCGGCGTCGATCCGCGCCGCCGCCGCGATCGCCGGCGACGTCACGCTGCTGGTCAACAACGCCGGTTCGTCCACCGGGGCGTCGGCGCTCGGCGGCTCGCTCGAAGACATCCGGCTGGAAATGGACACGCACTACTTCGGCACCCTGGCCGTGACGCGCGAGTTCGCGCCGATCCTGGAGGGCAACGGCGGCGGCGCCGTGCTCAACGTCCTTTCGGTGCTGTCGTGGTTCACCTCGCCGCAGGTCGCGGCCTACTCCGCGGCGAAGTCGGCAGCCTGGTCGCTGACCAACGCGCTGCGCCTGGAACTGGCGCCGCAGAAGACGAACGTGACCGCGCTGCACGTCGGGTACATGGACACCGACATGGCCAAGCACGTCGACGGCCCGAAGGTCGACCCGGCGTTCGCGGCCGGCCTCGGAATCGATGCTGTCGAAGAAGGCCGCTTCGAGGTCCTCGTCGACGACCTCAGCCGCACCGTGCGGGCGGGGCTGGCCGGTGACCTGACCGGGCTGTACCCGAGTCTGAGCGCCTGA
- a CDS encoding siderophore-interacting protein has product MNSTGLLEVTAVRRVTPRTVRVTFTGQGLDALEAWPDQQLKLLFPPPGRPVRLPAAEDDVMRWYQAYLEIPEDERPVMRSYTVRARRPEQAEIDVDFVLHGDEAGPATSWAAAAAPGDVLGRYGPDALYRRPLPSGDVVLLAGDETAIPAVWSLLSEVDNAVVFLEVPDEAEEQPMPGDVRWLHRDGAPHGTKLLEAVREAKVDGSAAAWLAGEAGTVRALRRHLVGERGIDKGAIEFTGYWRRKLTQDDAPTPEDLAEAAEKLGGG; this is encoded by the coding sequence ATGAACAGCACCGGTTTGCTCGAGGTGACGGCGGTCCGGCGGGTGACCCCGCGCACGGTGCGTGTCACCTTCACCGGCCAGGGCCTCGACGCACTGGAGGCGTGGCCGGACCAGCAGCTGAAACTGCTGTTCCCACCACCCGGCCGCCCGGTGCGGCTGCCGGCCGCCGAGGACGACGTGATGCGCTGGTACCAGGCGTACCTCGAGATCCCCGAGGACGAGCGCCCGGTGATGCGCAGTTACACCGTGCGCGCTCGGCGCCCGGAGCAGGCCGAGATCGACGTCGATTTCGTGCTGCACGGCGACGAAGCGGGCCCGGCCACCAGCTGGGCCGCGGCGGCGGCCCCGGGTGACGTCCTCGGCCGCTACGGCCCGGACGCGCTCTACCGCCGCCCACTCCCTTCGGGGGACGTCGTACTGCTGGCCGGCGACGAGACGGCGATCCCCGCGGTGTGGTCTTTGCTGTCCGAAGTGGACAATGCCGTGGTGTTCCTGGAGGTCCCGGACGAGGCTGAGGAACAGCCGATGCCCGGTGACGTCCGCTGGCTCCACCGGGACGGCGCTCCGCACGGGACGAAGCTGCTCGAAGCCGTGCGCGAAGCGAAGGTCGACGGCTCGGCGGCCGCGTGGCTCGCCGGGGAAGCCGGGACGGTCCGCGCGCTGCGCCGCCACTTGGTCGGCGAGCGCGGCATCGACAAGGGTGCCATCGAGTTCACCGGGTACTGGCGCCGCAAGCTCACCCAGGACGACGCGCCCACGCCCGAAGACCTGGCCGAAGCGGCCGAAAAGCTCGGCGGCGGCTGA
- a CDS encoding AAA family ATPase: MLTTLAVENYRSLRDLVLPLSGLTVVTGPNGSGKSSLYRALRLLADASRNGAVAALAGEGGLPSTLWAGPETIGRSVREGRTPVQGTVRTKAVGLRLGFAGDEYGYALDLGLPQPLDTMFNLDPEFKREAVWSGPVLRPSALLADRSGPAVRTRVESGGWGADRFEIRLTDSMLSEFADPRACPELLVLRERIRSWRFYDHFRTDASAPARQSRIGTRTPVLSHDGADLAAALRTIIEIGRAQELASIVDQAFPGSRLEVVAPESRFTVRFHQHGLLRPLEAAELSDGTLRFILWVAALLTPRPPELLVLNEPETSLHPDLLPALASLIAVAAKETQVVVVSHAQPLIRALSEIAEVGEVELEKEYGETKLVGQGRLDRPSWHWPTR; this comes from the coding sequence ATGTTGACCACGCTCGCCGTCGAGAACTACCGCTCCCTGCGCGACCTGGTGCTGCCGCTGTCCGGGCTGACCGTCGTCACCGGGCCGAACGGCAGCGGCAAGTCGAGCCTGTACCGGGCGCTGCGGCTGCTGGCGGACGCGTCGCGCAACGGCGCGGTGGCGGCACTGGCCGGCGAAGGCGGGCTGCCGTCGACGTTGTGGGCCGGCCCGGAGACGATCGGGCGGTCGGTGCGGGAGGGGCGCACGCCGGTCCAGGGCACGGTGCGGACGAAGGCGGTCGGGCTGCGCCTGGGGTTCGCGGGTGACGAGTACGGCTACGCCCTGGACCTGGGCCTGCCGCAACCCCTGGACACGATGTTCAACCTGGACCCGGAGTTCAAGCGCGAGGCGGTGTGGTCGGGCCCGGTCCTGCGCCCGTCGGCGCTGCTGGCCGACCGCTCGGGCCCGGCGGTCCGCACGCGCGTCGAGTCGGGCGGGTGGGGCGCCGACCGGTTCGAGATCCGGCTGACGGACAGCATGCTGAGCGAGTTCGCCGACCCGCGCGCGTGCCCGGAACTGCTGGTACTGCGGGAACGCATCCGGTCGTGGCGGTTCTACGACCACTTCCGCACGGACGCGTCGGCGCCGGCGCGTCAGTCCCGCATCGGCACCCGGACCCCGGTGCTCTCCCACGACGGCGCCGACCTGGCGGCGGCCTTGCGCACGATCATCGAAATCGGCCGGGCGCAGGAGCTGGCTTCGATCGTCGACCAGGCCTTTCCCGGTTCGCGCTTGGAGGTGGTGGCGCCGGAAAGCCGGTTCACGGTCCGCTTCCACCAGCACGGCCTGCTGCGTCCCCTGGAGGCGGCGGAGCTGTCGGACGGCACGCTGCGGTTCATCCTGTGGGTGGCGGCCTTGCTGACACCACGGCCGCCGGAACTGCTGGTGCTGAACGAGCCGGAGACCAGCCTGCACCCGGATCTCCTGCCGGCGTTGGCATCGCTGATCGCCGTCGCGGCGAAGGAGACCCAGGTGGTGGTGGTCTCACACGCCCAGCCGCTGATCAGGGCCCTGTCGGAGATCGCGGAGGTGGGCGAGGTGGAGCTGGAGAAGGAGTACGGCGAGACCAAGCTGGTGGGCCAAGGAAGGCTGGACCGCCCGTCATGGCACTGGCCCACCCGCTGA
- a CDS encoding LacI family DNA-binding transcriptional regulator: MTVTLKDVATLAGVSVKTVSNVVNGYAFVKPENRRRVEEALAATGYRPNVGARNLRRGRTGFLALMVPELSIPYFGELAGLVITAAQKRGWSVLIEQTQGTRERERKTLSSLGPHLVDGALVHPEALQAEDFPAEPGGIPLVMLGEHAVDVPIDHVAIDNVLAAHVAVSHLASLGRRRIAAIGLNPARGTSSQRLAGYRSALAEAGLSYSDTLVAPAEKWHRGYGAAAMKSLLASPSRPDAVFCFNDLLAIGALRAVAELGLRVPEDVAIVGFDNNEESAFSLPALTTIAPDKTALAEAAIDLVHRRITGEKSAPPQDVQTPFALEIRESTKGR; encoded by the coding sequence GTGACCGTGACGCTCAAGGACGTCGCCACGCTTGCCGGAGTATCGGTGAAGACGGTGTCGAACGTCGTGAACGGCTATGCCTTCGTCAAGCCGGAAAACCGCCGCCGCGTCGAAGAAGCGCTGGCCGCGACCGGTTACCGCCCGAACGTCGGCGCCCGCAACCTCCGCCGCGGCCGCACCGGGTTCCTGGCGCTGATGGTGCCGGAGCTGTCGATCCCGTACTTCGGCGAACTGGCCGGCCTGGTCATCACCGCGGCCCAGAAACGCGGCTGGAGTGTCTTGATCGAACAGACCCAGGGCACCCGGGAGCGCGAGCGCAAGACGCTGTCGTCCCTGGGCCCGCACCTGGTCGACGGCGCGCTGGTGCACCCGGAAGCGTTGCAGGCGGAGGACTTCCCGGCCGAACCGGGCGGAATCCCGCTGGTGATGCTGGGCGAGCACGCGGTCGACGTTCCCATCGATCATGTAGCCATCGACAACGTCCTGGCCGCGCATGTGGCGGTGTCCCACCTGGCCTCGCTGGGCCGCCGCCGGATCGCGGCGATCGGCTTGAACCCGGCGCGCGGGACGTCGTCCCAGCGCCTGGCGGGCTACCGGTCGGCGCTGGCCGAGGCGGGACTGTCCTATTCGGACACGCTGGTCGCGCCCGCCGAGAAGTGGCACCGGGGTTACGGCGCGGCGGCGATGAAGTCGTTGCTGGCGTCGCCGTCCCGGCCCGATGCGGTCTTCTGTTTCAACGACCTGCTGGCGATCGGCGCGCTGCGAGCGGTGGCCGAACTGGGGCTCAGGGTCCCGGAAGACGTCGCGATCGTGGGGTTCGACAACAACGAAGAGAGCGCGTTCTCCCTGCCGGCGCTGACGACGATCGCCCCGGACAAGACGGCCTTGGCGGAGGCGGCGATCGACCTGGTGCACCGGCGGATCACGGGGGAGAAGTCGGCGCCGCCGCAGGACGTCCAGACGCCGTTCGCGCTGGAGATCCGCGAAAGCACCAAGGGCCGCTGA
- a CDS encoding ABC transporter substrate-binding protein: MPLSTRPRLVLVTAAAAALTLTSCTAREETPAAPSSGGGPAASASSAAPSADGCTLAKTGYPKIDPKTAVIGFSQSEKEANPFRIAETQSIRDQAAKLGIPTDKLLVTNAQSDLNRQISDIKSLLDRGAQLLIVAPLNSDGLQPALDAAKAKKVPVVTVDRKVTSAPCTDYLTFIGSNFVEQGKRAADAMVKATGGNGKVAILLGASGNNVTTDRTSGFKDELAKTPGLSVVAEQTGEFDRSKGQAVMEQLIQSHPDLTAVYAENDEMGIGAVNALKTAGKAPGKDVKVVSVDGTRNAVQLIADGSYNAVIESNPRFGQLAFDTLQKFADGQPIAPSIVITDDQYDESNAAQKVGNAY, from the coding sequence GTGCCGCTGTCCACCCGTCCCCGTCTGGTCCTGGTCACCGCGGCCGCCGCCGCGCTCACCCTCACCTCCTGCACCGCCCGGGAGGAGACGCCGGCCGCGCCGTCGAGCGGCGGCGGACCGGCCGCTTCCGCGTCCTCCGCGGCACCGTCCGCCGACGGCTGCACGCTGGCGAAGACCGGCTACCCCAAGATCGACCCGAAGACCGCGGTGATCGGCTTCTCGCAGTCCGAAAAGGAGGCCAACCCCTTCCGGATCGCCGAGACGCAGTCCATTCGCGACCAGGCCGCGAAGCTCGGCATCCCCACCGACAAGCTGCTCGTCACCAACGCCCAGAGCGACCTCAACCGGCAGATCAGCGACATCAAGTCGCTGCTCGACCGGGGCGCGCAGCTGCTGATCGTCGCGCCGCTGAACTCCGACGGCCTCCAGCCGGCGCTCGACGCCGCGAAGGCCAAGAAGGTCCCGGTCGTCACCGTCGACCGCAAGGTGACCTCGGCGCCGTGCACCGACTACCTGACCTTCATCGGCTCCAACTTCGTCGAGCAGGGCAAGCGCGCGGCCGACGCGATGGTGAAGGCGACCGGCGGTAACGGGAAGGTTGCGATCCTGCTCGGCGCGTCCGGCAACAACGTGACGACCGACCGCACCTCGGGCTTCAAGGACGAGCTGGCCAAGACGCCCGGCCTGTCCGTGGTCGCCGAGCAGACCGGCGAGTTCGACCGGTCCAAGGGCCAGGCCGTGATGGAGCAGCTCATCCAGAGCCACCCGGACCTCACCGCCGTCTACGCCGAGAACGACGAGATGGGCATCGGCGCGGTCAACGCGCTGAAGACCGCGGGCAAGGCGCCGGGCAAGGACGTCAAGGTCGTCTCGGTCGACGGCACGCGCAACGCCGTGCAGCTGATCGCCGACGGCAGCTACAACGCCGTCATCGAGTCCAACCCCCGCTTCGGCCAGCTCGCCTTCGACACGCTGCAGAAGTTCGCCGACGGCCAGCCGATCGCGCCGAGCATCGTGATCACCGACGACCAGTACGACGAGTCCAACGCGGCGCAGAAGGTCGGGAACGCGTACTGA
- a CDS encoding snapalysin family zinc-dependent metalloprotease → MSRKYLLPGAAVALAMIATPMTAAPAFAAPAQAEAATVVYYDTSDAPTFRAQINAGAANWNAAVSNVKLEESSSGATLHYTEGNDPQGSYAQTDGHGSGTIFIDYTQAEQYNQTRITAHETGHALGLPDHYEGPCSELMSGGGPGPSCTNANPNSDESAQVESLWASGFRAAAATPTRIYEVTMPVK, encoded by the coding sequence ATGTCCAGGAAGTACCTGCTGCCCGGAGCCGCTGTCGCACTGGCGATGATCGCCACCCCGATGACCGCCGCGCCGGCCTTCGCGGCCCCGGCCCAGGCCGAAGCGGCCACGGTCGTCTACTACGACACCTCGGACGCCCCCACCTTCCGCGCCCAGATCAACGCCGGCGCGGCGAACTGGAACGCGGCGGTGTCGAACGTCAAGCTCGAAGAAAGCTCCTCGGGCGCCACGCTGCACTACACCGAAGGCAACGACCCGCAGGGCTCCTACGCCCAGACCGACGGTCACGGCAGCGGCACGATCTTCATCGACTACACGCAGGCTGAGCAGTACAACCAGACCCGCATCACGGCCCACGAGACCGGCCACGCGCTGGGTCTGCCGGACCACTACGAAGGCCCGTGCTCCGAGCTGATGTCGGGTGGTGGCCCCGGCCCGTCGTGCACCAACGCGAACCCGAACTCGGACGAGTCCGCTCAGGTGGAATCCCTGTGGGCCAGTGGTTTCCGCGCGGCTGCCGCCACGCCGACCCGCATCTACGAAGTGACGATGCCGGTCAAGTGA
- a CDS encoding acetylxylan esterase — MLTDLGLAALQEYRSDYAAPADFDEFWTSTLDDARDHDLALQVTPVETPLRTLDVFDVTFAGFGGHPVRAWLRLPRGVEGPRPAIIQFHGYGGSRGSALQELTWASAGYAHLQIDVRGQGGVTPDPVGSGPAYPGHLTRGIESRESYVYRRIFTDAARAVDAVRALDVVDPARVAVLGNSQGGGIALATAALVPDVAALHAQAPFLCDFRRASLIAGERPYLELTRYLADKRDAVARTFEVLSYFDGVGFAARATAPAWFSAGLMDGIVPPSTVFGAYHAYKGPKQIGVWEYNGHDAGGADDVQAVLEGFRPILRP; from the coding sequence ATGCTCACCGACCTCGGTCTCGCCGCGTTGCAGGAGTACCGCAGCGACTACGCCGCCCCCGCCGACTTCGACGAGTTCTGGACGTCGACCCTCGACGACGCCCGCGACCACGACCTGGCCCTGCAAGTCACGCCGGTCGAGACGCCGTTGCGGACCCTCGACGTCTTCGACGTGACGTTCGCCGGATTCGGCGGGCATCCGGTCCGCGCCTGGCTGCGGCTGCCGCGAGGCGTCGAGGGCCCGCGGCCCGCGATCATCCAGTTCCACGGGTACGGCGGCAGCCGGGGGAGCGCGCTGCAGGAGCTGACCTGGGCGTCCGCCGGGTACGCGCACCTGCAGATCGACGTCCGCGGCCAGGGCGGCGTGACACCCGACCCGGTCGGCAGCGGCCCCGCGTACCCCGGCCACCTCACGCGCGGCATCGAGAGCCGCGAAAGCTACGTCTACCGGCGGATCTTCACCGACGCGGCCCGCGCGGTGGACGCCGTGCGCGCGCTCGACGTCGTCGATCCGGCGCGGGTCGCGGTGCTGGGCAACAGCCAGGGCGGCGGCATCGCGCTGGCCACGGCGGCCCTGGTCCCGGACGTCGCCGCGCTGCACGCCCAGGCGCCGTTCCTCTGCGACTTCCGCCGGGCCAGCCTGATCGCGGGAGAGCGGCCCTACCTCGAACTGACGCGGTACCTCGCCGACAAGCGCGACGCCGTGGCGAGGACGTTCGAGGTGCTGTCCTACTTCGACGGTGTCGGCTTCGCGGCCCGCGCGACCGCGCCCGCGTGGTTCTCCGCCGGGCTGATGGACGGCATCGTGCCGCCGTCCACGGTCTTCGGCGCCTACCACGCCTACAAGGGCCCGAAGCAGATCGGCGTCTGGGAATACAACGGCCACGACGCCGGCGGCGCGGACGACGTCCAGGCGGTACTCGAAGGGTTCCGGCCGATCCTGCGGCCATGA
- a CDS encoding TetR/AcrR family transcriptional regulator, producing the protein MRGEILAAAARLLAELGGEDGLTIRGVARAVGIAPASIYQHFADRAELVRGLLDFEYARLRDSMRAAEESLGEADVVGRVRAQIHAYCAFAMEHPGHYRLMLANGASKPDPDARAEGPLLDVIDGLAAAFERCVEAGHPLRVSPGRAAAVVFVGAHGRVALFHSVLHRTGAELVEPFVDELLSLVFV; encoded by the coding sequence CTGCGCGGAGAAATCCTCGCGGCCGCCGCCCGGCTGCTCGCCGAACTCGGCGGCGAAGACGGACTGACGATCCGCGGGGTGGCCCGCGCGGTCGGGATCGCCCCGGCGAGCATCTACCAGCACTTCGCCGACCGCGCGGAACTCGTGCGGGGGTTGCTGGACTTCGAGTACGCGCGGCTGCGGGACTCGATGCGCGCGGCGGAGGAGTCGCTCGGCGAGGCCGACGTCGTCGGGCGGGTGCGGGCGCAGATCCACGCCTACTGCGCGTTCGCCATGGAGCATCCCGGACATTACCGGCTGATGCTCGCGAACGGCGCGTCCAAGCCCGACCCGGACGCACGCGCGGAGGGGCCGCTGCTGGACGTGATCGACGGGCTGGCCGCGGCGTTCGAGAGGTGTGTCGAAGCAGGCCATCCGCTGCGGGTTTCGCCTGGTCGCGCGGCCGCTGTCGTGTTCGTCGGCGCGCACGGCCGGGTCGCGTTGTTCCACAGCGTGCTGCACCGGACCGGAGCCGAACTGGTCGAGCCGTTCGTCGACGAGCTGTTGTCGCTCGTATTCGTGTGA
- a CDS encoding winged helix-turn-helix transcriptional regulator — translation MSRRITWEDASCPIARAADVLAEPWTLLILRNATAGTTRFEDFRSELGIADNVLTTRLGKLVDRGLLTKLPYRDGGRTRHEYRLTQAGSDALPVLHALGAWGDAHTDSVSAYGPMKLVHTGCGQLTRPGRNCDNCGKPLVRDDLAWRGSWLSEGEIPLAEPVT, via the coding sequence ATGAGCCGCCGCATCACCTGGGAGGACGCCTCCTGCCCGATCGCCCGCGCCGCCGACGTCCTGGCCGAGCCGTGGACGCTGCTGATCCTGCGCAACGCCACCGCGGGCACGACCCGGTTCGAGGACTTCCGCAGCGAGCTCGGCATCGCCGACAACGTGCTGACGACCCGGCTCGGCAAGCTCGTCGACCGCGGGCTGCTGACGAAGCTCCCCTACCGCGACGGCGGCCGCACCCGGCACGAATACCGGCTCACACAGGCCGGGTCGGACGCGTTGCCGGTGCTTCACGCCCTCGGCGCCTGGGGTGACGCCCATACCGATTCGGTGAGCGCGTACGGCCCGATGAAGCTCGTCCACACCGGCTGCGGACAGCTCACCCGGCCGGGCCGGAACTGCGACAACTGCGGAAAACCACTGGTCAGGGACGATCTGGCGTGGCGTGGCTCATGGCTGAGCGAAGGTGAGATCCCGTTGGCCGAGCCGGTCACCTGA
- a CDS encoding GntR family transcriptional regulator encodes MNIDEIARKLGVSGTPVREALARLESEELVSRLPLRGYRVTELLNRTEVDDMYALRLLLEPPSAALAAASMSDSRVSALEAELATCPAVPVDDAYSDYKALTAHDARLHELILRLAGNVAVEQAFRPHPLPPALLPAELQPAVRRTDVRGAPHDRRRLGRGQRVRRPQSDDSPPGSSPGPPGFPPLRAVSTLQPRVMTPRSRVPTLPSRAKAAPVARCGLPRRQTWVT; translated from the coding sequence GTGAACATCGACGAGATCGCCCGCAAGCTCGGCGTCTCCGGCACGCCGGTGCGCGAAGCACTGGCGCGGCTGGAGTCCGAGGAGCTGGTCAGCCGGCTGCCGTTGCGCGGTTACCGCGTCACGGAGTTGCTGAACCGCACGGAAGTCGACGACATGTACGCGCTGCGGCTGCTGCTGGAGCCGCCGTCCGCGGCCCTGGCGGCGGCGTCGATGTCGGACTCGCGGGTCAGCGCTCTGGAAGCCGAGCTGGCGACGTGCCCGGCGGTGCCGGTCGACGATGCGTACAGCGACTACAAGGCGCTGACCGCGCACGACGCCCGGCTGCACGAGCTGATCCTGCGCCTGGCCGGCAACGTCGCGGTCGAGCAGGCGTTCCGCCCGCACCCACTGCCACCTGCACTTCTTCCGGCTGAACTACAACCAGCCGTTCGGCGAACAGACGTTCGCGGAGCACCGCACGATCGTCGACGCCTTGGTCGCGGGCAGCGCGTCCGCCGCCCGCAAAGCGATGACAGCCCACCTGGAAGTAGCCCGGGACCGCCTGGTTTCCCGCCTCTGAGAGCCGTGTCGACCCTTCAACCACGCGTGATGACTCCTCGATCACGCGTGCCGACCCTTCCGTCACGTGCGAAGGCCGCACCGGTTGCCCGGTGCGGCCTCCCCCGACGTCAAACCTGGGTCACTTGA
- a CDS encoding cytochrome P450, with translation MTDGVPAFPMTRRCPFDPPAELGELQREEPVSRVKLWNGSTPWLVTRFEDVRAILRDPRVSADSDRPGYPHQSAASAARRNRVKSFINMDGAEHAAQRKLLTGDFLVKKMEALRPAIQKIVDDLIDDLLAGPKPVDLVPAFALPLPSLVICELLGVPYEDRAFFQDITKVMISMDATPEEAVKATDELLAYLSGLVERKAVSPGDDVLSRLAVSQLGTMTAEQIAGMGQLLLVAGHETTANMIALGTVALLENPAQLDLVRSGDAELLRSAVEELLRYLNITHSGRRRVAVEDFELGGQVIHAGDGIIGASDVANRDDSVFDSPDELDVTRGARHHVAFGYGVHQCLGQTLARVELQVVYGTLYRRIPALRLAVSVEELEFKNDMLVYGVHSLPVTW, from the coding sequence ATGACGGACGGTGTGCCCGCGTTTCCGATGACCCGGCGGTGTCCCTTCGACCCGCCGGCCGAGCTCGGCGAACTGCAGCGCGAGGAACCGGTTTCCCGCGTCAAGCTGTGGAACGGCAGCACGCCGTGGCTGGTGACGCGGTTCGAAGACGTGCGCGCGATCCTGCGCGACCCGCGGGTGAGCGCCGACTCCGACCGGCCCGGCTACCCGCACCAGAGCGCGGCGTCGGCGGCGCGGCGCAACCGCGTCAAGTCGTTCATCAACATGGACGGCGCCGAGCACGCGGCCCAGCGCAAGCTGCTGACCGGCGACTTCCTGGTCAAGAAGATGGAGGCGCTGCGCCCGGCCATCCAGAAGATCGTCGACGACCTGATCGACGACCTCCTGGCGGGCCCGAAGCCGGTCGACCTCGTGCCGGCGTTCGCGTTGCCGCTGCCGTCCCTGGTGATCTGCGAACTGCTCGGGGTGCCGTACGAGGACCGCGCGTTCTTCCAGGACATCACGAAGGTGATGATCTCGATGGACGCGACACCCGAAGAGGCCGTGAAGGCCACCGACGAGCTGCTGGCCTACCTTTCCGGCCTGGTGGAACGGAAAGCCGTCTCGCCGGGCGACGACGTCCTGAGCCGACTGGCGGTCTCGCAGCTGGGCACGATGACCGCCGAGCAGATCGCCGGCATGGGGCAGCTGCTGCTGGTGGCGGGCCACGAGACAACGGCGAACATGATCGCGCTCGGCACGGTGGCGCTGCTGGAGAACCCGGCGCAGCTGGACCTGGTCCGCTCCGGCGACGCCGAGCTGCTGCGCAGTGCCGTCGAGGAGTTGTTGCGCTACTTGAACATCACGCACTCCGGACGCCGCCGCGTCGCCGTCGAAGATTTCGAACTCGGCGGCCAGGTCATCCACGCCGGCGACGGCATCATCGGCGCCTCGGACGTCGCGAACCGCGACGACTCGGTGTTCGACTCGCCGGACGAGCTGGACGTCACGCGCGGCGCCCGGCACCACGTGGCGTTCGGCTACGGCGTGCACCAGTGCCTCGGCCAGACGCTGGCGCGGGTCGAGCTGCAGGTGGTGTACGGCACGCTCTACCGCCGGATTCCCGCACTGCGGCTGGCGGTTTCGGTGGAAGAGCTGGAATTCAAGAACGACATGCTGGTCTACGGCGTCCATTCGCTGCCGGTCACCTGGTGA